The Megalobrama amblycephala isolate DHTTF-2021 linkage group LG22, ASM1881202v1, whole genome shotgun sequence sequence TAAAAGCACTCTGAATGACATTGACAGCACTTTCCAGAGTAAATACTCAACTCTAGGAGCTGCTTTAGCGTGCTTTAGATTTGAAAAGCTTCAGAACACGCCCATCTGTTAATCATGATGTCTTTTCATTTCATTAGGACGTCATCACTTGGAAGTAATGAGGTGGTTTAGCAAAAACACATCCATCTCATGCCTCAGTCACTAGCTTTGTCTCATTTCAAAGGCTGTGTCCTCTAGAGGGcgcattttcatttaaaggacacctattatgccccttttcacaagatgtaatataagtttctggtgtccccagaatgtgtctgtgaagtttcagctcaaaataccccacagattatttattatagcttgtcaaattagCCCTTATTTgggtttgagcaaaaacacgccatttttgtgtgtgtccctttaaatgcaaatgagctgctgctccccgctcCCTTtacagaagagggcggagctttaacagctcacgcttcgattgctcaacaacaacaaagctggagaatctcacgcagtcaATCATGacaattgtcagtaacggtgttcagtcttacattgttcaaaccatcTGGGGCTTGTTCTTCGTACTCTGGATTTGATTGATGACGATTTTGATGACGATTTCCGCTGAGGGCAGAAACTATGGTAATGCAGGACTGTCAGTCAGCGGCCGTGGGCGGAGCTTGagcagtgtgacgtcacatgtCTAATGAGACTGCTTTGGTTTAATAgggattttaaaaaattaaaagtgggtggatttttatcattgtagggtggttgtgttcacacactgccaacacacatttatgttcaaacattttacaccatgtaaaagtgaattttgcgtAATAGGTGCCTTTTAAGTAAACTGACCACTTCATTCCAAAGTCATAAAGAAACTATTTATGCTTCACTAGGAATAAGGGTCAATTTTATAATGGTTGCTTTTCTGAAATAAGACATCCTTTATGACGAATAAGGACCGACAAATGCGACCTCCAAAGTacgcagccttcgaaatgagacacTGTCATTAAAAAACAGCCCTATCAAAATAACGCAGCACACATCACTTCCTGTCCTGCTTTAACTCTTAGAGGTTgtaaagtttgggatcagtaaggtttattttcaaataaatgctgttcttttgaacttacattgcgagaaaaaaagtcagaattgcaagataaaaagtcgcagttacctttttttattttttattcagtggcagaaacaagcttcttattgataataataataataataataataataataagtgttTCTTGAACATCAAACCAGCATATTATGCAATAATATTATTGCATATTCTTTGAAAgataatgtgacactgaagacaggagtaatggctgctgaaaattaatCTTTGCAGTCACAAGACTAAATTGCAtttgtaattatattaaaatagaaaactatttttaatactgtattttttatcaaataaatgcagtcttggtgaacattggagattttctttaaaaacaaaacaaaaaaatcttactgaccacaaacttttgtaGTGTTTGTAACAATGCCTTAGTAACTAAACGCCTTGGCAAACCATCTACATCAACATCGTATTTTCTAAAGAAATCTTGTTCAGTGTAAGTTTACTTCACCTTGATGTCAGTTTCTTCAGTTATTTATCACCCTAATAACTATAAAAGCTAGCCCATTACAGTTTTTATGTGTGGAATTTCTGTCAATCTTCTCAAAAGGTCTTGCGTCCTCCAACAAAGTGCAAAATACAAACttatgatttttctttttgtcatatttattccTCATATAAAGACATTTTCCTCCtcaaaagaaatatttttattagtcaTTTGAAAGAACCACTGAGTGCAGTATGATCGACTTTGTCAGATCCAAATATCAGAAAAAATCAATACTTACTAATAGACTAATTCATTCCGTCTTGTCTGCAAGGTTCAATGAGGTGTCTTCACTTTGAAACGCCATGAATGCAAAACCTTGGCTCAGCCTGCGCTCTTTAGACAGCGGTTTATGTCAAAAGAACTGAAACATTTTCATTTCTCTGCATGCATTCGAGCTGTGTTGCAGTTTCTAgcttttattgtttaaaattggAGCTTTTTATGACGGGTGTTGCTGAGACGCCACTTCAGCACCTCTGTTTTGGAGGAAATGATGTAACTGCGGGGTTCCAAACTGTCATATTCCTATGGGAAATGCAGAAAGCAGAGCCTCTCTCATCTGAAGGTCGAATTAGCATTGTGTCGGCGCTTCAGCCTTGTAACCTTCCTCCAATGAAGCCATAAACATTTAATAGAAGCGCTATCAATGCCCACCAGATGGCTCGAACAGCAGCACACCTCACCTCACACGATAAGCACAGAGCAAGACGAGTTTTTGGGGCATAAAAGTACcatttttacttcaaaataatCGACTGTGACTCAGCCCCATGGCTGTAGCGTGTTTTCAACACGGTTCCTCTCTGGGACTCCGTGTAATTTGCTCTGTAAATATTGGGTACTTAAGCGAAGTACATTGGTTCTGGAAATGCAATTACTGCATGCAAACATCTTCATTGTTATCAATAACAGCGACGCATTAATTTCTGCTCCTGCCGCAGTGTCAGATATCGATCGGAATCGAACTGAGGAGATTGCTAATGAAGTTTCTTGGATGCACTGAGGATCAGCTTTGTGTTAAAGCCAACTGTCCAAAACTTAATATTAGTCATGCTAATATTAAGGCGGAATGGTAAAGATCCAGTTTGACGCAATTATTTGTTCTCCCTGTTGGATACTTTAACAAAAGAAGCAACAATAGCAATTAGCAAACTTATTATTAAAGACTTAGGTGTTTGCTAAGGCTGTTATCACTACTATTGCTCAATCTTAGggttaaaaattttaaaacctAACTCGACCTGCACTGCAGAGTTTGTGCGACAGATATGAATGAAAACTTAAATTATGTGACTTGTTGAGGTGTgttttatataacataatataatataatataatataatataatataatataatataatataatatctatacagtgcacagcataaatgagtacaccccctctgaaacttctgaaagtcagcaattactcaattacttagaagacatgttaggattctttagagatataatgttccagcaagtctgcttaatcaattaccaaagaagcatgtcaaaattattacgaaaaataagattttcttgtCAAGgcgataaaatgttgtgtagcaaaaatgagtacaccctcctaaaagttactaaataaaacgaAATAGAAATGtcaggtaagtatgttgaaccaaaacatttaaagagaagtaatttcttgacaattaaaagtgttatatagcccactgaatcattctcagacttaatgctgacaacaatggaagcactaGGGTGAGAACTGTCAGgggacttatttcttagcacaaaagaggaccgtggattaccaaatcattgtttgaagtgtgaaaatatagcaaaagtaacaaagaaattcaaaaacaatggacttgtgacaaggcccctgaaataatcaggccttcattttaagctttcatttagtgctgagggatttttttgctagacaaagagcaggagaaataccaagcgagtgtctcagagccagcaaaagctatgaaaagagtgaccgTTTATctgacagagtaagatgcagcctgcagaaatgacatgtatGGTGGTTGTTCTCACTGAAACTACAgtacctactgtagccaaagcacaataaagtcagttagccatttccaaagcccatatttacaaaatatagattctgggaatcaatactctggtctcatgagaccaaatcaatcattttggatctaacagcattcaaaatgttctggtgttgctagaggaggagtacaatgagaagtgcctggttcccacagtaaagttcagtggtagtaaagctcttatgtagggatgtatgagtgctgaaggtgtgagggagttgtgctttatcaatgctgtcatgaattcacacaccactgtgtaatttaatacacaaacttgaaacagaagatgttaccctttcctcatttcCTGCActgggcattttttcaacataacaataaggatatgcattctcccaaagtgaaaaaccttctgtggacatgtattgcactcaatcttaacactcttgagcgcctgtgggggattctgtagagacgagttgagcaacactccccattaaagatcagggcatttaaggagctcatcatccagaagttaaacaggacagatgtgacaatttgtcatgaacttgtacactccgtgccaagaagggtcagagcagtatattcaaaattatggagggcatactaagtgctataatattatacatttgttgaattaaatctaggttgtactcatttctgcaatccttaatttaaacaaaattggctaatttacttattttatggctattaatgacatatatttctcagttgttattatgtatatgtttaatacattttagttttgccaactttccatgaattgtattagtgatcataaagaaaatacatcttttgtatttgttcagagggggtgtactcatttatgctgtgtagtgtgtgtgtgtgtgtgtgtgtgtgtgtgtgtgtgtgtgtgtgtgtgtgtgtgtgtgtgtgtgtgtgtgtgtgtgtgtaatgatcgttgtgtgtgtgtgtgtgtgtatatatatatatatatatatatatatatatatatatatatatatatatatacagtgggtatggaaagtattcagacccccttaaaattttcactctttgttatattgcagccatttgctaaaatcatgtAAGTTCATTTaagttcagtttttttttaataatctgcaaaaatgtcaacaattctgtgtttttctgtcaataatggggtgctgtgtgtacattaatgaggaaaaaaaatgaacttaaatgattttagcaaatggctgcaatataacaaagagtgaaaaatttaagggggtctgaatactttccgtacccactgtatatatttatacacacacaacgatcattatgaccactgacaggtgaagtgaataacactcattatctcttcatcacggcacctggtGGGTGGGATacattaggcagcaagtgaacattttgtcctcaaagttgatgtgttagaagcaggaaaaatgggcaagcgtaaggatttgagtgagtctgacaagggccaaactgtgatggctagatgactgggtcagagcatctccaaaactgcagctcttgtggggtgttcccggtctgcagtggtcagtatctatcaaaagtggtccaaggaaggaaccgTGGTGAACCAgcaacagggtcatgggcggccaaggctcactgatgcaagtggggagcgaaggctggcccgtgtggtccaatccaaaagacgagctactgtagcacAAATTGTttaagaagttaatgctggttctgatagaaaggtgtcagaatacacagtgcatcacagtttgttttgtatggggctgcatagccacagaccagtcagggtgcccatgctgacctcTGTGCACCaccgaaagcgccaacagtgagcatcagaactggaccacgaagcaatggaagaaggtggcctggtctgatgaatcacattttctttcacatcacgtggatggccgggtgcgtgtgcgtcgcttacctggggaacacatggcaccaggatgcactatgggaagaaggcaagccggtgggggcagtgtgatgctttgggcaatgttctgctgggaaaccttggatcctgccatccatgtggatgttactttgacacgtaccacctacctaagcattgttgcagaccatgtacaccctttcatggaaacggtattctcTGGTGGCtctggcctctttcagcaggataatgcaccctgccacaaagcaaaaatggttcaggaatggtttgaggagcacaacaatgagtttgaggtgttgacttgtcctccaaattccccagatctcaatccaatcaagcatctgtgggatgtgctgaaccaAGTCAAGACtgaaacaagtccgatccatggaggccccacctcgcaacttacagctTATACCGTAATAAATGCAGgcctggtgagcataagagactttttttcaaaaacataaaaaaaccaTACTTAACAATCCAAAAAAAGTGCAATTGCAAAGCATTTCAACAAAATTCATGATAGATGTTTTTGGTAAATATACAGGAATCATTTGCGTTTACTGTAAGGAAAGCAGATCAGTATTAATGTACACATGAGCCTCTCTGCCTCTGCATGCATATGTTTAATTTCCTGTATGTCTACATGAAGAGGTTTCATAAAGCTGCTGTAATGTGACTTGGCGCTGAGTGTTTCACTCAAGGCTGCTTTTCTGAGCATGTCTGTGCACACTGCCTCAAGGCCCATCTGTCCACCTCTCATCTGCTGCCGCACATACCTCCTCAGCACACTGCTCATCTGAGTACCGACTATCAGGGTCTTCGGCTACACACTGTGGTTTGTCAGCATACTTTTGATGAAGAAAACATTGAGAGGTCAAGGATCTCATTAAACCGCTGCTTTGATAAAGACTGCTGATCTGACTTCTCTCTTGCTGTTGAATTTCACACAGTTCATTTTAGGGATCATGTTGGCTGCCACAACATGCTTTATCTACATAGACAATatagattgtgtgtgtgtgtgtgtgtgtgtgtgtgtgtgtgtgtgtgtgtgtgtgtgtgtgtgtgtgtgtgtgtgtgtgtgtgtgtgtgtgtgatccaAAGTAGTAATaacttatatttataaatataaatattaaataaaatgtaaaaatttaatttgtacttaataaattaataaatataatattatatacattttatatacattattaCGGAAGacgattagggccaagcaataataaaaaataaaaccatctcgagattaaagttgttaaattacgagaaaaaactcgttaaatttcgagaaagaagtcgaaataaaatgttgagaataaactcgttaaattatgagaaaaaacttgttaaattacgagaaaaaagtcgagataaaatgttgagaataaactcgttaaattatgagaaaaaacttgttaaattacgagaaaaaagtcgagataaaatgttgagaataaactcgttaaattacgagaagaaagtcgttaaattatgagatcaaactcgttaaatttcaagaaaaaagtcgagataaactgttgagaataaagtcattaaattacgagaataaagtcattaaattacgagaataaactcattaaattacgagaacaaactcgttaaatttcgagaaaaaagtcgagataaaatgttgagaataaagtcaataaattacgagaataaagtcagtaaattacgagaataaactcattaaattacgagaaaaaattcgttaaattacgagaataaattcgttaatttaatgactttattctcaacattttatctcgacgtttttctcgaaatttaacgagttttttctcaaaatttaacaactttaatctcgagatggtattattgcttggccctaatcctcttctgtacattatttacattttatttttagatttatttttagatttatttttagattttatttagatttatttataagtataatgtataaatagtatataatgttaaatatatatattatttacagtaatgagagcatatttatttttacattttattttatggattatttatttattcattcattcatttaagagGATTTGGATTGCAAggtaaattgtttaaaaaaaaataagcttatataaaaatataattttaattaaaaatacctAAAAATATGATATGTTCTTGACATGTTTTGTGACATTAACCCCACTGCTACTAGTGATAATTTGTGTATCATCTTCTCTATACAAAAATGCATCTCACAAGCATTTTAGATACTGAAGTTTTGAAAATGCTGGAAAATTTGTTGAAACTAAAACATAAGAAAAAGTGGAAGAAAATAAATAAGGCAGCATTTTGAAAGAGACCAGCTTAGATGTATTGCTGAGAGGCGACACCATTTCAAAGTGCTTTGTTGCCACCACTGGTCAAATTATGAACTGCAAGATATCACCAGACACCGCTTTAGGTCTTACTGtttgatgaaaaatacttctCCTTTACTCACTAAATGTGCATCTGTTAAACATCGGCAACCGGGGGTGCTAAGTTAATTGCAAAGTTCAATCAAGGTTATCAGTATTTAGATATCTCCAGCTATTGTTTGTATGAAATTGACTTAATTATCAGTGTGGCATGCTTGATTAACTGGAGGAGCCCATTGTGAATAGTTCATCACTTGTGACAGACTTAAGTCAGTAGTCTCTGCTTGTTTTTCCTCCTGTCATGCTGCCTTTGAAGTCCGGTGATATTTCTTTAGACTTTGAAGTCTGTTCAGTAGCCTCGGAGTAAAACAACTCATCCAGTGCCTTGTTTACTTCGTTTTCTCTTGCTTCGCCTGGATAATATTTTAGGGGAAATATAATTTTCATCTGTTTAATGTTTATGCATATTTACTGTTCAGTGGAATTAAGTCTTCTTCAGCATAGGCAATTAAAGGATTCTGGGTCTGAATTTTGAATAGGGAGAGTTGGTGTTTATAATCATTTTGTGTTTAAATTGAGGTACATTGTGCATGACAACTTAGACTTTGTGTAAAGTCCTTCTTTTAGTGTgactggacaaaaaaaaaaaaaagacctaaggccttaataataataaaaaactcagatatgacatccaaagtatgtaaggtttTGAATAGATCTCTtatattgaatccaaaaggttttaattatattttgctacatataaagttattttaaagattttgaagggtcaaaaggtcattcggtttaaccgtccaaaggccaatacagccatttcatttgtgattaaactatcttaaaatgtaataaatgtatattttttttattctggcatgattttataacatcatatatcaacattgtgcaaaatggtattaaaattatgtgtagaagtcattgctttatgagaaagaatgtccggaaaaatgaatttcattgatgtcattcggagtaaccaatataaagggaccattttggatcaagtcaggcggtcaatatcatgtgacaggatgtgacatcattcagacacctgcacaGGACCACACattcgtgaagcaaagtaactaactctctcttaactgtttgaaaaattgttttcacttgctcatacgcatgtcccgaaacatcaggtcatttggtacaaccgctataaaacatggaaaatgttgtaatattttaaaaaattgtcaGAAATTTTGGTTAGAcggaatgacttttttggtgacaaattttgtccatctttttatgtatatatactttttaatctTTAACCTTTCATTTAAATCTCCATTATTGCAGAACATCATAAATTACATCTTCCTTTTTCATTCTGTTGAACTTACTATCCAATCAAATTGCCTCCTGGTTGAATCCAGTGCCATATATTATAGTTTAACATGTATATGTACAATCAAAATCTATAAAATCGACTGCATCTGAATGTAAAGTTTAACAATTTCATGTAGGAAAAGGTTTTGGTTTAAATCATTTGGCATGtcctagaaaaaaaatatatatatatatttgaagagGTTGCTTTACACTtgtatcaaaattaaaatgtattgtaaatgTATGCTTAATGTGAATACTCAGAAAAGCATTTACTTAAGTTGTTTATATCTTTGGTacattgcatttttcattgtgtCAAAACTTTTACAAAGTAATATggattttcaatatttttttatgtctgTGGCCGTTTGATGTAAATACTATATGTTTTGGTAAACAAACAATGCAGTTTTGCCACTGGGGGTCAGTATGATCTCACTTTCTGACTTCTTGAAAAGTCTACGAAACTGAAGCTGATCTTGAAACCGCATACTAGCCTATTCCTATTACATTTGCAGCATATCTTTCTGTGGCAGGAATAGTAAGAGTTGTATACTAGTATGCTTAGAATACTAGAAGCTGAGATATGATTCTCTTGAAAACTTGTTGCAAAAGAATATAAAACCATTAGCCAGTCTCGTGCCCCAAATAATAAACTCTCCCCTCCGCTTCAGTGGCCTCAACTGACTTTAAGCAAGTGTTTTAAGAAACCCCCGAAATCTTAATTCGGTCACATACCAGTCAGCAGGTATAACTCCATTGTGAGTGGCACCTGGGTCTCACTGAAAGCAATAGCAATGCTCAGTGATCAAGAGAAATGTACTCTTTTGTTGCCGGATGGCTGGGGCCATTGAAGTGAGAGGCATTGAACTCTGTCTGGCACCCAGATTACAGCACCGCTGCTGCTCGGGGTTTCCAGCGAGCAGTTCAAATGAATAAGAGACCCAGAGACTGAGAAAACAGTGTCGTTCCCACCAGGTTACGCGAGGGCATGTTTTCTCCCGCTTCACTCATTAGAACATTTTCACAAGCACCCCTGACGGGTTTGGTGAGAGGCTTCGGGCGGCCGATTTAATTAAAACCACAGTGGGCGGATTTGTGTATTCACAGCTTTTGGTGGACGCTTGTAGACAAAACTTTTCTTATCCTCTCCACTTCCTACCCTTCTCTGCACCTTTAATTCATGGAAATCCTCATATTAAAAGACCTTAACTGTTTGGGATGTGCATAAAACCGTACTTTTGTCTCCTCTTTTAGATAATCAGATACTGGCTTTTGGAAAGCTTGTAAGCACATCCAACACTTACGAGGATCACGACCCCAAAGAAGGCAGAAAACCTGTGACGGTGAACACAGACAAGCCACTGCTATGGAGCATGGGAATTAAACGACTGTGAACAAAGCACCAAGCCTTTAAATAGTGCCTTTTTTCACCACCAACAACCTTTTATTAATGAAGACAATGAGTAGTGTAACCTTTGATTTATTAACATAGCCAAATACAAATGTTAACACGaacaaaaaacaagatttgTACAAATGTTTGCATTCAGTCCATCATCCAACATGGTTCCAGGCAGCCGAAGGTCTGTTTGGCTTCACAATGCAGCTGGCTCAACCACCACTGTTAAGAGAAACAACAATCCTGCGTTAATCACAGAGTAAATCCAATCAAAGACTCAAGGCAATTTGCACATCTTAAATGCACTGTAGTTGTATATTAGATGTTAGGAGTTTAATGATTTTTGTAACCTCATTTTTCACAATTCTAGCAATAAAAGTGTGAATTACACTGGTAATTGTGTTCTTGTGGATTACTTACACAATGATGTTGTTGATGGGGATGTGGATGAGTTTGACAAAGAACCCAATGAAGCCCATAATGGCAAATCCAATCGCTGTTGCCATGGCGATCTTTTGGAATTCTAGACAGCGggggaaaaaattaaattaagcttttttttcataattgtaAAAGAGATGTCTTCATGTTAAATATGCtcaataaatacaaaaacattGTATACAGTCTGCAGATGGAGATTAACAGTCAACGTTATTTTAATATCTCTGAAAACAAAGTCAACATAACACTTATGAACAGGCTTGTTAACGAAAAGAAAAATTGAGTTTATTTCCCAGCATTAATTGTTTCACATTGATTTTCTATGCAAGTTATGTGCGACTAAATTGCGACTTCCATCttacaattctaacttttttcctcacaactgTGAGTTCAAAAACAaggaaaaaggtcagaattgagtcatttaaaaataaataaaatggaaggGAAAAGAAACAAttaccttttctttttttatatatacaccgtagcagaaacaagctttcatagcTTCCTCCCTAAAATGGCTGTCTGCTTGTAAcattttctaattttcattttaactttttagcctggtttcacagacaaggcttagatTAAGCAAGGAGTAGGCCTTAattaaattaggacatttaggcccggtttcacagacagagcttagcctaaaccaggattaggccttagttcaattaggatataacttttataaacatacactagaaaaaaaacattacttgtgTGCATCTTGAGTCAAAACAGTGGCACTGCCATATTTTAAGATGTGTCAGTAcgagttgctttcagttaaaacagctcaaacatgcattttaggtTTAAGCTAGTCTTagacttgtctgtgaaactgggggttaaagggttagttcacccaaaaatgaaaattctatcattaattacacaccctcatgtcattccaaacctgtaagaccttcgttcatcttcggcaCACAAGATAATTTTGATGAATTCTGGTCTTTTCCAGtagaaagaaattaaattacCACATTATATgctattgaataaagtcgttatttttgtttttctgcacaaaaagtattctcgtcacttcataacattaaggttgaaccactgtagtaacGTTGACTATTTCAATGATGATTTTACTACTTCTTTGGGCCTTGAATGTGgtcattttgttgctttctatgggagattaaaaaaaaaaaacctcagatttcagcaaaaaaatatcttaatttgtgttccgaacatgggggtgagtaattaatgacagaaatttcatttttgggtgaactaactctttaaagctgctgtccgcgatttttggccctctagcggttaataaacagaactgcatgtgtcttgcggaagaacattgtagccggagctacttttctctgtgtatgtctatggcgagtcacgcagttactgtgatactctgcggcgaagTCCTACCAGTCTGGTCTGAAACAGTCCGAATATAAagacttattataagtgtaccataatgattcaggataagacaaaaacacggtttggaaaattgattcatgttgtatattctcattatataatttttgtaaatttttgacaaaaaaaagttgtggactgcagctttaagtagcTGTTATAAATGTGTCTTAAACATTACTGTTGTTTATCTTCACACAAATCAATACAAAatcaaaacagctcaaacatgaaTTATAGGCATTTAACCAGGCATTTAAGTTctaaatttaagactttttaatatATCAGTTCTAGCATTAATTCATCCTGAAATTCTTTTATGCTTATCAAATCTTTGAATTTAAGAGACAATGGACTATACATGCCTTTTCTATCTGGCTTTGTGCATCTCTTCACGAGTCTGATGGAGTCCTTGACGAACTGCCTGCTTGGCTCCACGAACTGCATGACCTGATCCATCTTGAAGTGATGCTGAAAAGAGAACAGAGCATTAATTTCAAATCTGTGAAATACTTAGTCTTAACATCCTCAGAGAACAGAACACGAAGCACAAACAGATCACAATCAGACATCTGCACTACATCATCTCCTCACAGGAAAGAGAACATGAACCACTTACATGTTATA is a genomic window containing:
- the sec61g gene encoding protein transport protein Sec61 subunit gamma, encoding MDQVMQFVEPSRQFVKDSIRLVKRCTKPDRKEFQKIAMATAIGFAIMGFIGFFVKLIHIPINNIIVGG